From the Pseudarthrobacter sp. MM222 genome, one window contains:
- the gcvP gene encoding aminomethyl-transferring glycine dehydrogenase: protein MTVQSSPSTFADRHIGARRQTDIDAMLKVIGYDSLDGLVDNAVPASIRQEKPLNLDSALSEVEVLAELRTLAAKNKTAVQMIGQGYYDTVTPPVIRRNILEAPAWYTAYTPYQPEISQGRLEALLNFQTMVQDLTALPVANASLLDEATAVAEAVLLMRRANKSAGQNAAAQHGKTVLDADCLPQTIAIVRGRAEALGFEVEVADLSKGLPDGVINGVVLQQPGVSGRVFDHTAVIADAKERGALVTVAADLLALTLITPPGEQGADIAVGSTQRLGVPLFFGGPHAAYMAVRNGMERTLPGRIVGVSKDNAGVPAYRLALQTREQHIRREKATSNICTAQALLAIVSSFYAVYHGPDGLKAIAETVHNRARGLAATLKIAGRELVSDSFFDTVTVRVPGKASKVITAAEARGINLRLIDADTVGVSVDETTTAEVISAVVVAFGAGPVVEAKGFELPESVLRTSEFLQHPVFNSHRSETQLLRYIRKLSDRDLALDRTMIPLGSCTMKLNATAEMEAISWPEFASIHPFAPESQTAGWRELISGLEADLAEITGYDQVSIQPNAGSQGELAGLLAIRGYHHSRGDQQRNVCLIPASAHGTNAASAVLAGMKVVVVATASDGTIDHADLTAKIELHRDALSCIMITYPSTHGVYDADVREVCDAIHAAGGQVYVDGANLNALVGLAQPGQFGGDVSHLNLHKTFCIPHGGGGPGVGPVAAKAHLAPFMPGDANNADPANGADGTPISASRYGSAGVLPISWAYVKLMGGQGLTEATRSALLAANYVASRLDEHFPVLYTGESGLVAHECILDLRELTARTGVTAEDVAKRLIDFGFHAPTLSFPVAGTLMVEPTESEDLAEIDRFIEAMITIRAEIEQVAHGDFTVEQSPLRNAPHTAAAVVSSDWDRAYPREQAAFPVHTLRQDKYFPPVGRIDGAAGDRNLVCSCPPLSEFEN, encoded by the coding sequence ATGACGGTTCAATCGTCCCCGTCCACGTTCGCAGACCGCCACATCGGCGCGCGCCGCCAAACCGACATCGACGCCATGCTCAAGGTCATCGGCTACGACAGCCTTGACGGCCTCGTCGACAACGCCGTGCCCGCTTCGATCCGCCAGGAAAAGCCGCTCAACCTGGACAGCGCACTGAGCGAGGTCGAGGTCCTGGCCGAACTGCGCACGCTGGCCGCGAAGAACAAGACCGCGGTCCAGATGATCGGCCAGGGCTATTACGACACGGTCACCCCGCCGGTGATCCGCCGCAACATCCTCGAAGCCCCCGCTTGGTACACCGCCTACACGCCCTACCAGCCCGAAATCTCCCAGGGCCGGCTCGAGGCGCTGCTGAACTTCCAGACCATGGTCCAGGACCTCACCGCGCTCCCGGTAGCCAACGCGTCCCTGCTCGACGAAGCCACCGCCGTCGCCGAGGCCGTGCTCCTGATGCGCAGGGCCAATAAGTCCGCAGGACAGAACGCAGCGGCCCAGCACGGAAAGACCGTCCTCGACGCCGACTGCCTCCCGCAGACCATCGCCATCGTTCGGGGCCGCGCCGAAGCCCTCGGCTTCGAGGTGGAGGTCGCGGACCTCTCGAAGGGACTGCCCGACGGCGTCATCAACGGCGTCGTCCTGCAGCAGCCCGGCGTCTCCGGCCGCGTGTTCGACCACACCGCCGTGATCGCCGATGCCAAGGAACGCGGCGCCCTCGTCACCGTCGCCGCAGACCTCCTTGCGCTCACGCTGATTACCCCTCCGGGCGAGCAGGGTGCTGACATCGCCGTCGGATCCACGCAGCGACTGGGCGTGCCGCTGTTCTTCGGCGGCCCGCACGCGGCCTACATGGCGGTCCGGAACGGCATGGAACGCACGCTCCCCGGCCGTATCGTCGGTGTCTCCAAGGACAATGCCGGCGTCCCGGCCTACCGGCTGGCGCTGCAGACCCGCGAGCAGCACATCCGCCGGGAGAAGGCCACGTCCAACATCTGCACCGCGCAGGCGCTGCTGGCCATCGTCTCCTCGTTCTACGCCGTCTACCACGGCCCCGACGGACTGAAAGCCATCGCCGAGACCGTCCACAACCGCGCCCGCGGACTCGCCGCCACGCTGAAGATCGCGGGCCGGGAACTGGTGAGCGACTCCTTCTTCGATACAGTCACGGTCCGCGTTCCCGGCAAAGCCTCCAAGGTCATCACCGCCGCGGAGGCCCGGGGCATCAACCTGCGCCTCATCGATGCGGACACAGTTGGCGTGTCAGTCGATGAGACTACGACGGCGGAGGTCATCTCCGCGGTAGTCGTCGCCTTTGGTGCCGGTCCGGTTGTGGAGGCCAAGGGTTTCGAGCTGCCCGAATCGGTGCTGCGTACTTCCGAATTCCTGCAGCACCCGGTCTTCAACTCCCACCGCTCCGAGACCCAGCTGCTCCGCTACATCCGGAAGCTCTCGGACCGGGACCTGGCCCTGGACCGCACCATGATCCCGCTCGGCTCCTGCACCATGAAGCTGAACGCCACCGCCGAGATGGAGGCCATCTCCTGGCCGGAGTTCGCCTCCATCCACCCCTTCGCCCCGGAATCCCAGACCGCCGGCTGGCGCGAACTGATCAGCGGCCTCGAAGCTGACCTTGCCGAGATCACCGGCTACGACCAGGTGTCCATCCAGCCCAACGCAGGCTCGCAGGGCGAGCTCGCCGGGCTGCTGGCGATCCGCGGCTACCATCATTCCCGCGGTGACCAGCAGCGCAACGTCTGCCTGATCCCGGCCTCCGCCCACGGAACCAACGCCGCCTCCGCCGTTCTGGCTGGTATGAAGGTGGTCGTCGTGGCCACCGCCTCCGACGGCACCATCGACCACGCGGACCTCACCGCCAAGATCGAACTGCACAGGGACGCCCTGTCCTGCATCATGATCACCTACCCGTCCACCCACGGTGTCTACGACGCCGACGTCCGCGAGGTCTGCGACGCGATCCACGCCGCCGGCGGCCAGGTCTACGTCGACGGCGCCAACCTCAACGCCCTCGTCGGGCTGGCCCAGCCGGGACAGTTCGGCGGCGACGTCTCGCACCTGAACCTGCACAAGACCTTCTGCATCCCGCACGGCGGCGGCGGACCGGGCGTCGGTCCGGTCGCGGCCAAGGCCCACCTGGCACCCTTCATGCCGGGCGATGCCAACAACGCGGACCCCGCGAACGGCGCCGACGGCACCCCGATCTCCGCCTCCCGCTACGGTTCGGCCGGCGTGCTGCCGATCTCCTGGGCCTATGTGAAGCTCATGGGCGGCCAAGGCCTGACCGAGGCCACGAGGTCCGCGCTGCTGGCCGCGAACTATGTCGCCTCGCGCCTGGATGAGCACTTCCCGGTGCTTTACACCGGCGAGAGCGGACTTGTGGCGCACGAATGCATTCTGGACCTGCGCGAACTGACCGCCAGGACCGGCGTGACCGCCGAGGACGTGGCCAAGCGCCTGATCGACTTCGGCTTCCATGCCCCCACGCTGTCCTTCCCGGTGGCCGGCACCCTGATGGTGGAACCCACCGAGTCCGAGGACCTCGCCGAGATCGACCGCTTCATCGAGGCGATGATCACCATCCGAGCCGAAATCGAGCAGGTGGCCCACGGTGACTTCACCGTCGAGCAAAGCCCGCTGCGCAACGCACCACACACGGCTGCCGCCGTCGTCTCCTCTGACTGGGACCGGGCGTACCCGCGCGAGCAGGCCGCGTTTCCCGTCCACACGCTCCGGCAGGACAAGTACTTCCCGCCCGTCGGCCGCATCGACGGCGCGGCAGGGGACCGGAACCTGGTCTGCTCCTGCCCGCCCCTCTCCGAGTTTGAAAACTAA
- a CDS encoding primary-amine oxidase — protein sequence MTLAPADTATAFALATGSEIAEVRAILDARGHFGPQHRIAYLGLLDPARADGEARAAGKAGGAAADRRFRVFIHDVAGGAPRDVIVSTTRREVESVVELDTAVSGELPVLEEEFEVVETLLATDERWLAALAVRDLDVSKVRVAPLSAGVFEYPEEKGRRILRGLAFVQEFPEDSAWAHPVDGLVAYVDVVGKKVTQVLDLGAVAVPAEHGNYTDPELTGPLRTTQKPISITQPEGPSFTVTGGNHVEWEKWSVDVGFDVREGVVLHNLAFRDGDRLRPIINRASIAEMVVPYGDPSPIRSWQNYFDTGEYLVGQYANSLELGCDCLGDITYLSPVISDALGNPREIRNGICMHEEDSGILAKHSDLWSGIGYTRRNRRLVISFFTTIGNYDYGFYWYLYLDGTIEFEAKATGVVFTSAFPDGGSDNISQLAPGLGAPFHQHLFSARLDMAVDGFTNRVEEVDVVRQAMGKGNERGNAFSRKRTVLARESEGVREADARSGRVWIISNPESLNRLGEPVGYKLHAENQPTLLADPGSSIAARAAFATKDLWVTRYADDERYPTGDFVNQHPGGAGLPAYVAQDRDIDGQDIVVWHTFGLTHFPRMEDWPIMPVDSVGFKLRPEGFFDRSPVLDVPPGRDASCGQGGSSHQAAGHCHG from the coding sequence ATGACGCTTGCACCAGCAGACACAGCAACGGCATTCGCCCTGGCAACAGGCTCCGAGATCGCCGAGGTCCGCGCCATCCTGGACGCCCGCGGGCACTTCGGGCCCCAGCACCGCATCGCCTACCTGGGCCTCCTCGACCCGGCGCGGGCAGACGGGGAAGCGCGGGCAGCCGGGAAAGCCGGCGGGGCAGCGGCCGACAGGCGCTTCCGGGTGTTCATCCATGACGTCGCCGGCGGCGCTCCCCGGGACGTGATCGTCTCAACCACGCGGCGGGAGGTGGAATCCGTCGTCGAGCTCGATACCGCCGTGAGCGGTGAGCTCCCTGTCCTCGAGGAGGAGTTCGAAGTTGTGGAAACCTTGCTGGCCACTGATGAGCGCTGGCTGGCCGCCCTGGCGGTACGGGACCTCGACGTCAGCAAAGTACGAGTGGCACCCCTCTCAGCCGGCGTCTTCGAGTACCCGGAAGAAAAAGGCCGCCGCATCCTTCGCGGCCTGGCGTTCGTGCAGGAATTTCCGGAGGACAGCGCCTGGGCGCACCCGGTGGACGGCCTCGTTGCCTACGTGGATGTGGTCGGCAAGAAAGTGACGCAGGTCCTGGACCTCGGAGCCGTGGCTGTCCCGGCCGAGCACGGCAATTACACCGATCCGGAACTCACCGGGCCGTTGCGGACAACGCAGAAGCCTATCAGCATCACCCAGCCCGAGGGCCCCAGCTTCACCGTCACCGGCGGCAACCACGTGGAATGGGAGAAGTGGAGCGTCGACGTCGGGTTCGACGTCCGCGAAGGAGTTGTGCTGCACAACCTCGCATTCCGCGACGGCGACAGGCTCCGCCCCATCATCAACCGGGCATCCATCGCCGAAATGGTGGTTCCCTACGGCGACCCGTCGCCCATCCGGTCCTGGCAGAACTACTTCGACACCGGCGAATACCTGGTCGGCCAGTACGCCAACTCCCTCGAGCTGGGATGCGACTGCCTCGGCGACATCACCTACCTCAGCCCCGTCATCAGTGACGCGCTCGGCAATCCGCGCGAAATCCGCAACGGCATCTGCATGCACGAGGAGGACTCGGGCATCCTGGCGAAGCACAGCGACCTCTGGTCCGGCATCGGCTACACCCGCCGGAACCGCCGCCTCGTCATCTCGTTCTTCACCACCATCGGCAACTACGACTACGGCTTCTACTGGTACCTCTACCTCGACGGCACCATCGAATTCGAGGCCAAGGCGACCGGCGTAGTCTTCACCAGCGCCTTCCCCGACGGCGGCTCGGACAACATCTCTCAGCTCGCCCCCGGCCTCGGCGCTCCCTTCCACCAGCACCTCTTCAGCGCACGGCTGGACATGGCGGTTGACGGATTCACCAACCGGGTGGAAGAAGTGGACGTCGTCCGTCAGGCCATGGGCAAGGGCAATGAACGCGGCAACGCATTCTCCCGCAAGCGCACCGTGCTCGCCCGTGAGTCCGAAGGCGTCCGGGAAGCTGATGCCCGCTCAGGCAGGGTCTGGATCATCTCCAACCCCGAATCCCTGAACCGTCTGGGTGAACCCGTGGGCTACAAGCTCCACGCGGAAAACCAGCCCACGCTGCTCGCGGACCCGGGATCCTCCATCGCCGCACGCGCCGCCTTCGCCACCAAGGACCTCTGGGTCACCCGCTACGCCGACGACGAGCGCTACCCGACGGGCGACTTCGTAAACCAGCATCCAGGCGGAGCCGGCCTGCCGGCCTACGTAGCCCAGGACCGCGACATCGACGGGCAGGACATCGTGGTGTGGCACACCTTCGGGCTGACGCACTTCCCGCGTATGGAGGACTGGCCCATAATGCCCGTGGACTCCGTGGGCTTCAAACTGCGGCCTGAAGGCTTCTTCGACCGGAGCCCGGTCCTGGATGTTCCGCCGGGTCGGGATGCCAGCTGCGGGCAGGGCGGCTCGTCGCATCAGGCCGCCGGCCACTGCCACGGCTAG
- a CDS encoding MOSC domain-containing protein, which yields MTASYRYDVEVLHLLVSPAHAYFGRAREGAADVPTTDAGQAELVAGKGVVGDRFFGKAAHMDAAVTLIAAEALEAMALELGVEPFDPLLTRRNVVLRGAQLAPLLGHAFALESRGDLVRLKAGRPAHPCAWMDEMLAPGAHKAMRGRGGMRCQVLSDGVLHRGPAVLISPVQLDPERAGDATLLRPSRLP from the coding sequence ATGACGGCTAGCTACAGGTACGACGTTGAGGTCCTGCATCTGCTCGTGTCGCCGGCGCACGCTTACTTCGGCCGCGCGCGCGAGGGTGCAGCCGATGTCCCCACCACCGACGCCGGGCAGGCAGAGCTGGTGGCCGGCAAGGGCGTCGTCGGTGACCGGTTCTTCGGCAAGGCCGCGCACATGGATGCAGCAGTCACCTTGATCGCGGCCGAGGCCCTCGAAGCGATGGCCTTAGAGCTGGGCGTCGAGCCGTTCGACCCGCTCCTGACCCGGCGCAACGTGGTCCTCCGGGGAGCCCAGCTGGCTCCGCTGCTCGGACACGCTTTCGCGCTGGAATCCCGCGGCGACCTGGTGCGGCTCAAGGCCGGGCGGCCTGCTCACCCTTGTGCCTGGATGGACGAGATGCTCGCCCCGGGTGCCCACAAGGCCATGCGGGGGCGGGGCGGAATGCGCTGCCAGGTGTTGTCCGACGGCGTCCTGCACCGCGGACCCGCCGTCCTGATCAGTCCCGTGCAGCTGGACCCAGAGCGCGCAGGCGACGCGACCTTGCTGCGCCCGTCCCGGTTGCCCTAG
- a CDS encoding TetR/AcrR family transcriptional regulator codes for MPKIVDHDERRLELVDAAWRIIARHGLEGATMREIATEAGFANGALKPYFPTKDTLLEFAFGHVFNRTNKRIAEVTANKYGLAALRAFCLEVLPLDEERVNEARIVIPFWQKAVNDPQKAQIHQQSMEEWLATIRRYLAEARNAGDIGTAVADAVLASQLLNMLLGAQIAAALARDGKTDPALADQLEGFLALLAG; via the coding sequence GTGCCGAAGATAGTTGACCATGACGAGCGGCGCCTGGAACTGGTCGATGCCGCCTGGCGCATCATCGCCCGTCACGGCCTCGAAGGCGCCACCATGCGGGAGATCGCCACCGAGGCGGGCTTTGCCAACGGGGCCCTCAAACCATATTTCCCCACCAAAGACACACTTTTGGAATTCGCTTTTGGACACGTGTTCAACCGGACCAACAAGCGGATAGCGGAGGTGACGGCGAACAAGTACGGGCTTGCCGCACTGCGGGCCTTCTGCCTGGAGGTGCTTCCCCTGGATGAGGAGCGGGTTAACGAAGCGCGGATCGTCATCCCGTTCTGGCAGAAGGCGGTCAACGATCCGCAGAAAGCGCAGATCCACCAGCAGTCCATGGAGGAGTGGCTTGCCACCATCCGGCGTTACCTCGCCGAGGCGCGGAACGCCGGTGACATCGGTACCGCCGTCGCCGACGCAGTCCTTGCCAGCCAGCTGCTGAACATGCTGCTGGGCGCCCAAATAGCGGCAGCCCTGGCACGGGACGGCAAGACCGATCCCGCCTTG
- a CDS encoding VOC family protein: MQLGAFSISLAVKDIAASAAFYENLGFSSFGGDPNQNWLILKNGETVIGLFQGMFEKNMLTFNPGWNQNAEAVDAFTDIRELQRELKAKGMEFLSEADEGTTGPASFIVLDPDGNPVLVDQHV; the protein is encoded by the coding sequence ATGCAGCTCGGCGCTTTTTCGATCAGCCTCGCGGTGAAGGACATCGCGGCTTCTGCCGCGTTCTACGAGAACCTTGGCTTCAGCAGTTTCGGGGGCGACCCGAACCAGAACTGGTTGATCCTGAAGAACGGCGAGACCGTCATCGGCCTCTTCCAGGGAATGTTTGAGAAGAACATGCTCACGTTCAACCCGGGCTGGAACCAGAACGCGGAGGCGGTGGACGCGTTCACCGATATACGCGAACTCCAGCGGGAACTCAAAGCCAAGGGCATGGAGTTCCTGTCCGAGGCTGACGAGGGAACGACGGGGCCGGCGAGCTTCATCGTCCTGGATCCGGACGGCAACCCGGTGCTCGTCGATCAGCACGTCTGA
- the gcvT gene encoding glycine cleavage system aminomethyltransferase GcvT yields MTENYTALYEEHKKAGASFTDFGGWQMPLKYNSELSEHHAVRNAAGLFDLSHMGEVWVTGPDAAAFLDYALAGKLSAVAVGKAKYSLFCQEDGGIIDDLISYRREEQKYLVVPNAGNAAVVAAALAERAGSGKEGGFDVTVEDVSDATSLIAVQGPNAAVILLTLVPAEQHELVTELKYYAAVEVQINGQDLLLARTGYTGEDGFEIYLPNEDAAGLWEALLETGAGHGLIPAGLACRDSLRLEAGMPLYGNELSREGNPYAAGLGPVVSLAKESDFIGKAALSELKAAGAGATTGRKLVGLKGLGRRAGRGHYPVLKDGNAVGEVTSGQPSPTLGYPIAMAYVDVEHATPGTALDIDLRGKAEPFEVVALPFYKREK; encoded by the coding sequence ATGACTGAGAACTACACGGCCCTCTACGAAGAGCACAAGAAGGCCGGCGCCTCCTTCACCGACTTCGGCGGCTGGCAGATGCCCCTGAAGTACAACTCCGAGCTGTCCGAACACCACGCCGTGCGCAACGCCGCAGGCCTGTTCGACCTCTCCCACATGGGCGAAGTCTGGGTCACCGGCCCGGACGCCGCCGCGTTCCTGGACTACGCCCTCGCCGGCAAGCTGTCGGCCGTGGCCGTGGGCAAGGCCAAGTACTCGCTATTCTGCCAGGAAGACGGCGGCATCATCGATGACCTGATCTCCTACCGCCGCGAGGAGCAGAAGTACCTGGTGGTCCCCAACGCCGGCAACGCCGCGGTGGTCGCCGCAGCACTGGCGGAACGGGCCGGGTCCGGCAAAGAGGGAGGATTCGATGTCACGGTGGAGGACGTTTCCGACGCGACTTCGCTGATCGCCGTCCAGGGGCCGAACGCAGCGGTCATCCTGCTGACGCTGGTCCCGGCCGAGCAGCACGAGCTGGTCACCGAGCTCAAGTACTACGCCGCGGTTGAGGTTCAGATCAACGGACAAGACCTGCTGCTGGCCCGCACCGGCTACACCGGCGAGGACGGCTTCGAGATCTACCTTCCCAACGAGGACGCAGCCGGCCTGTGGGAGGCATTGCTGGAAACCGGTGCCGGCCACGGCCTCATCCCCGCCGGTTTGGCCTGCCGCGACTCGCTGCGCCTCGAAGCCGGTATGCCGCTTTATGGCAATGAGCTCTCCCGCGAAGGGAACCCCTACGCAGCAGGCTTGGGCCCGGTTGTCTCGCTCGCTAAGGAGTCAGACTTCATCGGCAAGGCAGCCCTGAGCGAACTTAAGGCAGCGGGCGCCGGCGCCACCACCGGGCGCAAGCTCGTTGGCCTCAAGGGCCTCGGGCGCCGGGCCGGCCGCGGCCACTACCCGGTGCTCAAGGACGGCAACGCGGTTGGCGAGGTCACATCCGGCCAGCCGAGCCCCACCCTGGGTTACCCCATCGCGATGGCCTACGTCGACGTCGAGCACGCAACTCCCGGCACCGCCCTGGACATCGACCTGCGCGGCAAGGCAGAGCCGTTCGAAGTCGTCGCACTGCCGTTCTACAAGCGCGAAAAGTAG